A single window of Nocardia sp. NBC_01327 DNA harbors:
- a CDS encoding SLC13 family permease, translating to MWVILAGLGALAVVTGWLPSEVAYDIGVTRAAPILGFLVAVTVLAELADIAGVFDIAAVWCARLARGSTLLLFGLTAVLATVTTICMSLDTTAVLLTPVVLALTRRLGLAPLPFAFLVVWLANTASLLLPVSNLTNLLALQHANTSTRAFAAHMVIPQLVAVTLTVVYLGIVFRRHLSGSYAAPEPVAPADRLTCVACALACGGFAVAIMAGVPPWLAATAAAAATLAVFALRGRKHLSWTLLPWRLILTTEGLFLTVTAVVHHGLGDLLVRWSGGSGARTTAVAAAASNLINNLPAYLAMETAVPQGNPNGIYPVLLGTNIGPLVTVWGSMATLLWAQRCRARGVPISARTFATVGIIGMPIVLLGTWFALPAR from the coding sequence ATGTGGGTGATCCTGGCCGGGCTGGGCGCGCTCGCCGTTGTCACCGGGTGGCTGCCGTCGGAGGTCGCGTATGACATTGGCGTCACTCGGGCCGCACCGATTCTGGGGTTTCTGGTCGCGGTGACGGTGCTGGCCGAACTGGCGGATATCGCAGGGGTTTTCGATATCGCGGCGGTCTGGTGTGCGCGGTTGGCGCGCGGTTCCACGCTGCTGCTGTTCGGGTTGACGGCGGTGCTGGCCACGGTCACGACCATCTGCATGAGTCTGGACACGACCGCCGTGCTGCTCACCCCGGTGGTGCTCGCGCTGACGCGCCGGCTGGGGCTGGCGCCGCTGCCCTTCGCGTTTCTGGTCGTATGGCTGGCCAATACCGCCAGTCTGCTGCTGCCGGTTTCCAATCTCACCAACCTGCTGGCCTTGCAGCATGCCAACACCTCCACGCGGGCATTCGCCGCGCACATGGTGATCCCGCAACTGGTGGCGGTCACCCTGACGGTGGTCTATCTCGGCATCGTGTTCCGTCGCCACCTCTCCGGCAGCTATGCGGCCCCCGAACCGGTAGCCCCGGCCGATCGCCTGACCTGCGTCGCCTGCGCTCTCGCCTGCGGCGGTTTCGCCGTCGCCATCATGGCCGGCGTACCCCCGTGGCTGGCCGCGACGGCAGCCGCTGCCGCGACACTGGCGGTCTTCGCGCTGCGCGGCCGCAAGCACCTGAGCTGGACCCTGCTCCCCTGGCGCCTGATCCTCACCACCGAGGGCCTGTTCCTCACCGTCACGGCCGTGGTCCACCACGGTCTCGGCGACCTGCTGGTCCGCTGGTCCGGCGGCTCCGGCGCCCGCACCACCGCGGTGGCTGCCGCCGCCTCGAATCTCATCAACAATCTCCCCGCCTACCTGGCAATGGAAACCGCTGTCCCCCAGGGCAATCCGAACGGCATCTACCCGGTCCTGCTGGGCACCAATATCGGCCCCCTCGTCACCGTGTGGGGCTCCATGGCCACCCTGCTGTGGGCCCAGCGCTGCCGCGCCCGCGGAGTACCCATCAGCGCAAGGACTTTCGCCACCGTCGGCATCATCGGCATGCCGATAGTCCTGCTGGGCACGTGGTTCGCCCTCCCCGCCCGCTAG
- a CDS encoding DMT family transporter, which translates to MDVLFASSQTFVALGDSHRIPPTVLIVTLVAACAHAIWNAIAHWVPDKLVSITLVNAGGALCAIPLVLMAAPPDPRCWVYLGASVGLHIVYNAMLMMSYRLGDLSQTYPLARGTSPLVVTLIAAVIFSETPRNGQLAGILLISIGLACLVFWGHRTNPSRPSAIAAAVVTGTMIAAYTTVDGIGVRESSSTFGYIGWLMLLEGLAVPFYAVATRRGRLWPDIRPVWKIGLTGGVLSFLAYGLILWAQTRGALADIAALRESSIIVGALIGTLIFGERFGSARIVATLAVVAGIGTLYLA; encoded by the coding sequence ATGGATGTTCTGTTCGCTTCGTCGCAAACCTTTGTGGCGCTGGGTGATTCGCACCGGATACCGCCCACGGTTCTCATCGTGACCTTGGTGGCGGCGTGTGCGCACGCGATCTGGAATGCGATCGCGCACTGGGTCCCCGACAAGCTGGTGTCGATCACGCTCGTGAACGCGGGCGGCGCCCTGTGCGCAATTCCCCTGGTGCTCATGGCCGCTCCCCCGGACCCGCGCTGCTGGGTATACCTGGGCGCCTCGGTCGGACTGCACATCGTCTACAACGCGATGCTGATGATGTCCTACCGACTGGGCGATCTGAGTCAGACCTATCCGCTGGCGCGTGGCACCTCGCCACTGGTGGTCACCCTGATCGCGGCCGTGATCTTCAGCGAGACCCCGCGCAACGGCCAACTCGCGGGCATTCTGCTCATCTCGATCGGCTTGGCCTGCTTGGTGTTCTGGGGACATCGCACCAATCCCAGCCGCCCGTCGGCCATTGCCGCCGCCGTCGTGACCGGCACGATGATCGCCGCGTACACGACGGTCGACGGCATCGGCGTTCGCGAATCCTCCAGCACCTTCGGCTATATCGGCTGGCTGATGCTCCTGGAAGGTCTGGCCGTCCCGTTCTACGCGGTGGCCACCCGCCGCGGCCGCCTGTGGCCGGATATCCGCCCCGTCTGGAAAATCGGCCTGACCGGCGGCGTCCTGAGCTTTCTCGCCTACGGCCTGATCCTCTGGGCGCAGACCCGCGGCGCACTGGCGGATATTGCGGCACTGCGGGAATCGAGCATTATCGTCGGCGCGCTGATCGGAACGCTGATCTTCGGCGAACGGTTCGGCTCGGCCCGCATTGTGGCCACGCTCGCGGTGGTGGCGGGCATCGGAACGCTGTATCTGGCATGA
- a CDS encoding TetR/AcrR family transcriptional regulator, which produces MAEKMSTTTRQRLVTAVGELMRGHGYSAITVKQITVAADAPMGSLYHHFPQGKQQIAAEALRTSGAAYIQLLPMLMDPYDDLREAVPAAFEAAAETIEQSGWINMCPVGTVAGEIADSEPELRAVAAEVITSWIDQGSDYLVRRGLSPADAREMILAVLSALEGAFILSRTLRSTDPLRSAGRAMSARLDQLLAAARTA; this is translated from the coding sequence ATGGCCGAGAAGATGTCAACCACCACCCGCCAGCGCCTGGTGACGGCGGTCGGGGAGCTCATGCGCGGGCACGGGTACAGCGCCATCACCGTCAAACAGATCACCGTGGCCGCGGATGCGCCGATGGGATCGCTGTATCACCACTTCCCGCAGGGCAAACAGCAGATCGCCGCCGAGGCCCTGCGCACCTCGGGCGCGGCCTACATCCAGCTGCTGCCGATGCTCATGGACCCGTACGACGATCTGCGCGAGGCCGTCCCCGCCGCCTTCGAGGCCGCCGCGGAAACCATCGAGCAATCCGGCTGGATCAATATGTGCCCGGTCGGGACCGTCGCCGGCGAAATCGCCGACAGTGAGCCGGAATTGCGCGCCGTCGCCGCCGAGGTCATCACCTCCTGGATCGACCAGGGCTCCGATTACCTTGTGCGCCGCGGCCTTTCGCCCGCCGACGCCCGCGAGATGATTCTGGCCGTCCTTTCCGCCCTGGAGGGCGCGTTCATTCTGAGCCGCACCCTCCGCTCCACCGACCCGCTGCGCTCCGCCGGTCGAGCCATGTCCGCCCGCCTCGACCAACTCCTTGCTGCCGCGCGCACCGCCTGA
- a CDS encoding alpha/beta fold hydrolase, producing MTTVDLPAGRMHYVERGEGPPVVLLHGLLMNHTLWDEVLQLLPEGFRYVLPDLPFGGHPIPLNDGADLSMRGMNQLLADFLTALDLREVTLVHSDWGGGLFLTAYGLDERVGRLIVLPCEAFGNFPPGLPGKTATVAAHMPGGVLLALKQFRISWLRSSPLMFGWMARRPLPDALVDGWTESGLRDKRIRRDLLAYARSHFTKPELIANTEALRNFSGEALILWSSAGKVMPRDHGRRLAELLPNGRLVEIDDAYVLSMLDQPEAVAAEMSAFLTGKPIEISSSGLDELSQ from the coding sequence ATGACCACAGTCGATCTCCCCGCAGGCCGGATGCACTATGTCGAGCGCGGCGAGGGCCCGCCGGTGGTGCTGCTGCACGGGCTGCTGATGAATCACACGCTGTGGGACGAGGTGCTCCAGTTGCTGCCGGAGGGATTCCGGTACGTGCTGCCGGACCTGCCGTTCGGGGGGCATCCGATACCGCTGAACGACGGCGCGGACCTGAGCATGCGCGGCATGAATCAGCTCCTCGCCGATTTCCTCACGGCCCTGGATCTGCGCGAGGTGACGCTGGTGCACTCGGATTGGGGCGGTGGACTGTTCCTCACCGCCTACGGCCTCGACGAGCGGGTCGGCAGGCTGATCGTGCTGCCCTGCGAGGCGTTCGGCAACTTCCCGCCCGGCCTGCCCGGCAAGACGGCCACCGTCGCCGCCCATATGCCCGGCGGAGTTCTGTTGGCGCTCAAACAGTTCCGTATCTCGTGGCTGCGCAGCTCGCCGCTCATGTTCGGCTGGATGGCACGCCGCCCGCTCCCGGACGCACTGGTCGACGGCTGGACCGAATCAGGCCTGCGCGATAAACGAATTCGCCGAGATCTCCTGGCATACGCCAGATCACACTTCACCAAGCCCGAGCTCATCGCGAATACCGAAGCGCTGCGGAACTTCTCGGGCGAGGCGCTGATCCTGTGGTCCTCGGCGGGCAAGGTCATGCCCCGCGACCACGGCCGCCGCCTCGCCGAACTCCTTCCGAACGGCCGGCTGGTGGAGATCGACGACGCCTACGTCCTGTCGATGCTCGACCAGCCCGAGGCGGTGGCAGCGGAAATGTCGGCCTTCCTCACCGGAAAACCGATCGAGATATCCAGCTCAGGGCTTGATGAACTGAGCCAGTAG
- a CDS encoding ankyrin repeat domain-containing protein, whose protein sequence is MSTDDEDKVLELAAQIFELAREGDAEKLGAYIEAGVPVNLTNARGDNLLMLAAYYGHEAAVVTLLAHGADPNMTNGADQTPLSGAVFKGVPGVMRALVAAGADPDAGNPSARETAATFGQTELLAQFIKP, encoded by the coding sequence GTGAGTACTGACGACGAGGACAAAGTTCTCGAATTGGCTGCGCAGATCTTCGAACTCGCACGTGAGGGTGATGCCGAGAAGCTGGGCGCCTATATCGAGGCCGGGGTTCCGGTGAACCTGACCAATGCTCGTGGCGACAATTTGCTCATGCTCGCGGCGTACTACGGCCACGAGGCGGCCGTGGTCACCCTGCTGGCGCACGGTGCGGACCCCAATATGACCAATGGCGCCGATCAGACGCCGCTGTCCGGTGCTGTTTTCAAGGGCGTGCCGGGGGTGATGCGTGCTCTCGTGGCGGCCGGTGCGGATCCGGATGCCGGCAACCCCTCGGCCCGCGAAACGGCCGCCACGTTCGGGCAGACCGAGCTACTGGCTCAGTTCATCAAGCCCTGA
- a CDS encoding IclR family transcriptional regulator produces the protein MKDSRRANTVTSSLAIIEVVADCGVGVTAKEIADRLGMAPATAYRLINALVADEFLVRTADLRGFGLGVRLRGLAEAMKTSVVTGAARQCLTEFRESTRFAVHLMNFRPDTVQVISEDPDHPVLGERELVRYPHASAAGKLLLASRTQWRAMVPEPVRVTTHTHIDHGVLAEEIRMVREAGFAQAVNELVAGLACLAYPIYNETGTVEGALCISGPSSRVGALLGHDAQARSCAKELGPLLY, from the coding sequence ATGAAGGACTCTCGGCGCGCGAATACCGTCACCAGCTCACTGGCCATTATCGAGGTCGTCGCGGACTGCGGGGTCGGGGTGACTGCCAAGGAGATCGCCGATCGGCTCGGCATGGCGCCCGCCACCGCGTACCGGCTGATCAATGCGCTGGTCGCCGACGAATTTCTGGTGCGCACCGCGGATCTGCGCGGCTTCGGGCTCGGCGTGCGGCTGCGCGGCCTGGCCGAGGCCATGAAGACCTCGGTGGTCACCGGTGCGGCACGGCAGTGCCTGACCGAGTTCCGCGAATCGACCCGTTTCGCCGTGCACCTGATGAATTTCCGGCCCGATACCGTTCAGGTGATCAGCGAAGACCCCGATCATCCCGTGCTGGGCGAACGCGAACTCGTGCGCTATCCGCACGCCTCGGCGGCCGGGAAGCTGCTGCTCGCCAGCCGAACCCAGTGGCGGGCCATGGTTCCCGAACCGGTGCGCGTCACCACTCATACGCATATCGACCACGGGGTGCTGGCGGAGGAGATCCGCATGGTTCGGGAAGCCGGATTCGCCCAGGCGGTCAATGAACTCGTCGCGGGTCTCGCCTGTCTCGCCTATCCCATCTACAACGAAACCGGCACCGTCGAGGGTGCGCTGTGCATTTCCGGCCCGAGCAGCCGGGTCGGGGCGCTGCTCGGTCATGACGCTCAGGCGCGCAGCTGTGCCAAGGAGTTGGGGCCACTGCTCTACTGA
- a CDS encoding APC family permease has protein sequence MHLRTPSPPLVVRRSSIRGLVRRKLPFLPVFAQSVAAIAPSGTAAVTPPFVISAVGGGASVLVFLAAAVLAVCVALVIRPMAQRLAVTGGLYTYVAKGLGPSVAIPVGWSAIVGYGAVSVSSLFAVGTYLDQVAGAAGMAGSGSTFAIVLIVLVAATVALLLMARGIRVSAGTSLLIECVSVAGVLALMVYLMTRDNQTPRIPHDFVAPVDPGTLAISAVLAISAFVGFESATTLSSESYRPFRSVPRTLVWTPVAAGAIYLVAVCGQAVALSDGSVTVSQSMTPVTDLLLRDNSAFLAGVVDLGIAASFFACTLASMNALVRVLFTMGREGIAPAVVGRAHPRFHTPAHAIVLSMLVVTSCAVVALLAGMAPQDGIRSFLTLSALGYLGSYLPACLAGPALLHRIRESSRVITVLGTVTAVLLALLVVAACFSNQSNNTELLLSYAAVMVASVLFTLGLRIFAPERLRGVGIFDEPQRADLLQTETFR, from the coding sequence ATGCATTTGCGCACGCCGAGCCCGCCACTGGTGGTGCGGCGTTCATCCATCCGCGGATTGGTGCGGCGGAAACTTCCGTTCCTGCCGGTGTTCGCACAATCGGTCGCGGCCATCGCGCCCTCCGGAACTGCCGCTGTCACACCGCCGTTCGTGATCAGCGCGGTCGGCGGTGGTGCGAGTGTGCTCGTCTTCCTGGCCGCGGCGGTGCTGGCCGTCTGCGTCGCGCTCGTGATCCGGCCGATGGCGCAGCGGCTCGCGGTCACCGGCGGGCTGTACACCTATGTCGCCAAGGGTCTCGGCCCGAGTGTCGCGATTCCGGTGGGCTGGTCCGCGATCGTCGGCTACGGCGCGGTGAGCGTATCGAGCCTGTTCGCGGTCGGCACCTACCTCGATCAGGTCGCGGGCGCGGCGGGTATGGCCGGCTCCGGCAGCACCTTCGCCATCGTGCTCATCGTTCTGGTCGCGGCGACGGTCGCCCTGCTCCTGATGGCGCGCGGCATCAGGGTCTCCGCCGGGACCAGTCTGCTCATCGAATGTGTGTCGGTGGCAGGGGTTTTGGCCCTGATGGTCTATCTGATGACCAGGGACAATCAGACGCCGCGGATTCCGCATGATTTTGTCGCACCCGTCGATCCCGGCACGCTGGCCATCAGCGCCGTCCTGGCCATCAGCGCGTTCGTCGGATTCGAAAGCGCCACAACGCTTTCCTCCGAGTCCTATCGGCCGTTCCGCTCGGTGCCCAGAACACTGGTCTGGACGCCGGTCGCCGCGGGGGCGATCTATCTGGTGGCGGTGTGCGGCCAGGCGGTCGCACTGTCCGACGGATCGGTGACGGTGTCGCAGAGCATGACTCCGGTGACCGACCTGCTGCTGCGGGACAATTCGGCGTTCTTGGCGGGGGTGGTCGACCTCGGCATTGCCGCGTCGTTCTTCGCCTGCACGCTCGCTTCGATGAATGCCCTGGTGCGAGTGCTGTTCACCATGGGACGCGAAGGCATCGCACCCGCGGTGGTCGGGCGTGCGCACCCGCGATTCCATACGCCCGCCCATGCGATCGTGCTCAGCATGCTTGTGGTCACCTCGTGCGCAGTGGTGGCACTGCTGGCGGGAATGGCGCCGCAGGACGGCATTCGATCGTTCCTGACCTTGAGCGCTCTGGGCTATCTGGGCAGTTATCTGCCCGCCTGTCTCGCCGGTCCCGCACTGCTGCACCGGATTCGGGAATCGAGCCGGGTGATCACGGTGCTCGGCACGGTCACCGCCGTGCTGCTGGCACTGCTGGTGGTCGCGGCATGTTTCTCGAATCAGAGCAATAACACCGAATTGCTGCTCAGCTATGCGGCCGTCATGGTCGCGTCCGTGCTGTTCACCCTCGGCCTGCGGATCTTCGCGCCGGAGCGGCTGCGCGGGGTCGGTATCTTCGACGAACCGCAGCGCGCCGATCTGCTGCAGACCGAGACGTTCCGGTAG
- a CDS encoding amidase encodes MALSEARRDGEFDRRTALGLAAKAAIAFTAFAGGTTALRPVRAAADAGDEAELAFAPATDLAARVASKQVSATDLASLFLGRIDRLGPTLNAFTTVMHEQALSQAADLDAKQVRGERLGPLHGVPVVIKDEDHVEGIVTTYGGAAFSVPAAQDSAVVARLRAAGAVILGKTTMPEFGIWAFTESEVHGITRNPWDTTRSTAGSSGGTAAAVAAGLAPMGVGGDGGGSIRLPSSWCGLFGLKPQLGRVSSAPNRELWNNLGVIGCLSRSVGDSALFYDITQGPTPGVDTYIAAPLAGSFVQAAATPPGPLRIAISTKPTSITGTVDAETANALHALGAVLESLGHHVFVGEPDYPDITAAFEPIWLVSPAAESRRADHPELLELRTKELALYAMPFDNPAAREMAANATTDVINRVMPFFDTADVLITPTTPGPAWEAGQLTGMDFHGAALKSLPAASWTNIWNVCGNPAAAIPTGFSASGLPLSAQLIGPPDSELRLISLAAQIEQAQPWSGRRPRVS; translated from the coding sequence GTGGCACTCAGTGAGGCCCGCCGCGACGGCGAATTCGATCGCCGCACCGCCCTGGGACTGGCCGCGAAGGCGGCCATCGCATTCACCGCATTCGCCGGTGGCACGACCGCACTGCGGCCGGTCCGCGCGGCGGCCGACGCCGGTGACGAGGCGGAGCTGGCCTTCGCCCCGGCCACCGACCTGGCGGCGCGCGTGGCCTCGAAGCAGGTCTCGGCCACCGACCTGGCCTCCCTGTTCCTGGGTCGTATCGACCGGCTCGGCCCCACTCTCAATGCCTTCACCACCGTCATGCACGAGCAGGCCCTGAGCCAGGCCGCCGATCTGGACGCGAAGCAGGTCCGCGGTGAGCGGCTCGGCCCGCTGCACGGCGTACCCGTCGTGATCAAGGACGAAGACCATGTCGAAGGCATTGTCACCACCTACGGCGGCGCGGCCTTCTCCGTCCCGGCAGCGCAGGACAGCGCGGTGGTGGCCCGGCTGCGGGCCGCCGGTGCGGTGATCCTCGGCAAGACCACCATGCCGGAGTTCGGCATCTGGGCCTTCACCGAATCCGAGGTGCACGGCATCACCCGCAATCCGTGGGACACCACCCGCTCCACCGCCGGTTCGTCAGGCGGCACCGCCGCGGCCGTGGCGGCGGGCCTGGCCCCGATGGGTGTGGGCGGTGACGGCGGCGGGTCCATCCGGCTGCCGTCCTCGTGGTGCGGATTGTTCGGTCTCAAACCGCAATTGGGGCGGGTCAGCTCCGCGCCGAACCGGGAATTGTGGAACAACCTCGGGGTCATCGGCTGTCTGTCCCGTTCGGTCGGCGATTCGGCGCTGTTCTACGACATCACGCAGGGACCGACACCCGGGGTCGACACCTACATCGCCGCACCGCTCGCGGGCAGCTTCGTACAGGCGGCCGCCACGCCGCCGGGACCGCTGCGCATTGCGATCTCGACCAAGCCGACCAGCATTACCGGCACCGTGGATGCCGAGACAGCAAATGCACTGCATGCCCTGGGCGCCGTCCTGGAGTCTCTCGGACACCACGTCTTCGTGGGTGAACCGGACTATCCCGACATCACGGCGGCCTTCGAACCCATCTGGCTGGTCTCCCCAGCCGCCGAATCGCGCCGGGCCGATCATCCCGAACTGCTGGAACTGCGGACCAAGGAACTCGCGCTCTACGCAATGCCTTTCGACAATCCGGCCGCCCGTGAAATGGCCGCGAATGCCACCACGGACGTCATCAATCGCGTCATGCCGTTTTTCGATACCGCCGATGTCCTCATCACCCCCACTACACCCGGACCCGCCTGGGAGGCCGGGCAACTCACGGGAATGGATTTCCACGGCGCCGCACTCAAATCCCTGCCCGCGGCGAGCTGGACCAATATCTGGAATGTCTGCGGTAATCCGGCCGCCGCCATTCCCACCGGATTCTCCGCCTCCGGGCTACCGCTCTCGGCACAGCTGATCGGGCCGCCCGATAGCGAGCTGCGACTCATATCGCTGGCCGCGCAGATCGAACAGGCACAACCGTGGTCGGGTCGCCGGCCGCGCGTCAGCTGA
- a CDS encoding APC family permease, with protein MTQQIEAASVAAVAPESGTPPVHRLKANAIGLLGVVFMAIATAAPITAMTGNVPFMISSGTGTGTPAAFLIAMVVLAVFSVGFTTMSKHITATGAFYGFISYGLGRRAGLAAGALAAFAYMVFEPSLVGIFASFGTNTVTAQFGVHVPWWVFAIIMLGINSIGTWFGVAVAEKLLVVLLATELTVLAVMAVAVAVHGGGPHGFSFAPLNPVNAFAGPSAGLGLFFAFWSWVGFESTAMYGEESKNPKKIIPKATMIAVLGVGVFYVLVSWMAMSGNGIGESATLAGSDNPMDVFFHPTETYVGHWAVIAMQWLMMTGSLACGMAFHNCAARYLYALGREGAIPGLQRTIGRTHPRHGSPHIAGLVQTVFAALLVLAFGIAGKDPYSGTYTLLAILGTMAILVVQATCSFAVLIYFRNNHPETRHWFRTLVAPLTGGIAMLAVVGLLVVNMGAAAGSESGSLVLHATPWLVGVIAIGGFAYAQYLKQRHPDRYTLLGRTVLEETHER; from the coding sequence ATGACACAGCAAATAGAGGCCGCATCGGTAGCGGCGGTCGCACCCGAATCAGGCACACCGCCTGTCCATCGCCTCAAGGCCAATGCCATCGGCCTGCTGGGCGTGGTCTTCATGGCCATTGCCACGGCCGCGCCGATCACCGCCATGACGGGCAATGTGCCGTTCATGATCTCCTCGGGAACCGGAACCGGCACTCCCGCGGCATTTCTCATTGCCATGGTGGTGCTGGCCGTCTTCTCGGTCGGCTTCACCACCATGTCCAAGCACATCACCGCCACCGGTGCGTTCTACGGATTCATCTCCTACGGTCTGGGCCGCCGGGCCGGACTGGCCGCCGGAGCGCTCGCGGCCTTCGCGTACATGGTGTTCGAACCATCACTGGTCGGCATCTTCGCCAGCTTCGGAACCAATACCGTGACAGCACAATTCGGCGTGCACGTGCCGTGGTGGGTGTTCGCCATCATCATGCTGGGCATCAATTCCATCGGCACCTGGTTCGGCGTCGCGGTGGCGGAAAAGCTGCTGGTGGTCCTGCTCGCCACCGAGCTGACCGTGCTCGCCGTCATGGCGGTGGCCGTGGCGGTGCACGGCGGCGGACCGCACGGGTTCTCCTTCGCGCCGCTCAACCCGGTCAATGCCTTCGCCGGACCCTCCGCGGGACTGGGCCTGTTCTTCGCCTTCTGGTCCTGGGTCGGCTTCGAATCGACCGCCATGTACGGCGAGGAATCCAAGAACCCCAAGAAGATCATCCCCAAGGCCACCATGATCGCCGTGCTCGGCGTGGGCGTCTTCTACGTCCTGGTCTCCTGGATGGCCATGTCCGGCAACGGGATCGGCGAATCGGCGACGCTGGCGGGCTCGGACAATCCGATGGATGTGTTCTTCCACCCGACCGAAACCTATGTCGGCCACTGGGCCGTGATCGCCATGCAGTGGCTGATGATGACCGGATCGCTGGCCTGCGGTATGGCCTTCCACAATTGCGCGGCCCGCTACCTGTACGCCCTCGGCCGTGAAGGCGCGATTCCCGGACTGCAGCGCACCATCGGGCGCACCCATCCCCGGCACGGCTCCCCGCATATCGCAGGTCTGGTGCAGACCGTCTTCGCGGCGCTGCTGGTGCTGGCCTTCGGCATCGCAGGCAAGGATCCCTACTCCGGTACCTACACCCTGCTGGCGATCCTCGGCACCATGGCGATTCTGGTGGTGCAGGCGACCTGCTCGTTCGCGGTGCTGATCTACTTCCGCAACAACCATCCCGAGACCCGGCACTGGTTCCGCACGCTGGTCGCCCCTCTCACCGGTGGCATCGCCATGCTCGCCGTGGTTGGGCTGCTGGTGGTGAACATGGGCGCGGCCGCCGGCTCCGAATCCGGATCGCTGGTGCTGCACGCGACACCGTGGCTGGTCGGGGTGATCGCCATCGGCGGCTTCGCCTACGCGCAGTACCTCAAGCAGCGCCATCCCGACCGCTACACGCTGCTGGGTCGCACCGTGCTCGAGGAGACACACGAAAGGTAG
- a CDS encoding FAD-dependent oxidoreductase, which produces MSERLVIIGGDATGMSAASQARRMKTAQELEIIVFERGHFTSFSACGIPYWVGGDVQERDELIARTPEEHRAREIDLRMRTEVLEIDVPGRRVRARDLEAGTETWTEYDKLVIATGATPIRPPIPGIDAPGVHGVQTLDDGQALISTLESTAGRRAVVVGAGYIGVEMAEALINRGYDVTMINRGTQPMATLDPDMGALIRKAMDGMGIRVLCDAELTAVLTDDTGRVRAVTTADAEFPADVVVLGIGVRPATELARAAGLPLGQHDGLLTDLAMRVRGYENIWAGGDCVEVLDLVSGTERHIALGTHANKHGQIIGANIGGGYGTFPGVVGTAVSKVCDLEVARTGLREKDARASGLQFVTVTIESTSRSGYFPGTASMTVKMIAERRTGRLLGVQLVGREGAAKRIDIAAVALTARMTVEQMIALDLGYAPPFSPVWDPILVAARKAALAVERGR; this is translated from the coding sequence ATGAGTGAGCGCCTGGTGATCATCGGTGGGGATGCGACGGGAATGTCGGCGGCTTCGCAGGCGCGCCGGATGAAGACTGCGCAGGAGCTCGAGATCATCGTCTTCGAGCGCGGGCATTTCACCTCGTTCTCGGCCTGCGGCATCCCGTACTGGGTGGGCGGGGATGTGCAGGAACGCGATGAACTGATCGCCCGCACACCCGAGGAGCATCGTGCCCGCGAGATCGATCTGCGCATGCGGACCGAGGTGCTGGAGATCGATGTGCCGGGCCGCCGGGTGCGGGCCCGGGATCTCGAGGCGGGCACCGAAACCTGGACCGAATACGACAAACTCGTCATTGCCACCGGTGCGACGCCGATTCGCCCGCCGATTCCGGGGATCGACGCGCCGGGTGTGCACGGCGTCCAGACCCTCGATGACGGGCAAGCACTCATCTCGACGCTCGAATCCACCGCGGGGCGGCGCGCGGTGGTGGTCGGCGCGGGCTATATCGGGGTCGAGATGGCCGAGGCGCTGATCAATCGCGGCTACGACGTCACCATGATCAATCGCGGTACCCAGCCCATGGCCACGCTGGATCCCGATATGGGCGCACTGATTCGTAAGGCCATGGACGGCATGGGGATTCGAGTGCTCTGCGATGCCGAGCTCACCGCCGTGCTCACCGACGACACCGGCCGGGTCCGCGCCGTCACCACCGCCGATGCCGAATTCCCCGCCGATGTGGTGGTACTCGGCATCGGCGTGCGGCCCGCCACCGAACTGGCCCGCGCCGCCGGACTGCCGCTGGGCCAGCACGACGGACTGCTCACCGACCTCGCCATGCGGGTGCGCGGGTACGAGAACATCTGGGCGGGCGGCGATTGCGTGGAGGTGCTCGATCTGGTCTCCGGCACCGAACGGCATATCGCCCTGGGCACCCATGCGAATAAGCACGGGCAGATCATCGGCGCGAATATCGGCGGCGGCTACGGCACCTTCCCCGGCGTCGTCGGCACCGCGGTCAGCAAGGTCTGCGATCTCGAGGTGGCCCGAACCGGATTGCGGGAGAAGGACGCCCGCGCGTCCGGACTGCAATTCGTGACCGTCACCATCGAATCCACCAGCCGCTCCGGCTATTTCCCCGGCACGGCGTCCATGACCGTGAAGATGATCGCCGAACGGCGCACCGGCCGCCTGCTGGGCGTACAGCTCGTCGGCCGCGAAGGCGCCGCCAAACGCATCGACATCGCCGCCGTGGCCCTCACCGCCCGGATGACGGTCGAGCAGATGATCGCCCTCGACCTCGGCTACGCCCCGCCGTTCTCCCCGGTCTGGGATCCCATCCTGGTCGCCGCCCGCAAGGCCGCCCTCGCCGTCGAGCGGGGGCGGTGA